From Pseudanabaena sp. PCC 6802, one genomic window encodes:
- a CDS encoding lipid-A-disaccharide synthase-related protein, whose protein sequence is MEILCISNGHGEDQIAVTICLELEKLGMSVVALPLVGMGHAYRSANIAIAEEIAQTMPSGGFVRMDGRHLWGDMRQGLAGLTMKQLKFAWRWSKQGGSYGDRLILAVGDIVPLLFAWLPSVFGGCDFAFLATAKSEYYWRDRSGKLPEVRKPWGGSIFFPWERALMRSRRCRAAFVRDRLTADVLNKSFGMSVQYLGNPMMDCLEPKGLDFDIKEDEWIVTLLPGSRPPEAYENWACLLRAAQSVAGVITNKILFLAAIASSLDLDKLEQILVEKGWTHIADLTFQQGVTYLQLVKQGFGDCLHACHLGLAMAGTATEQLVGLGKPVITIAGKGPQFTSKFAQEQAYLLGSSIVTIDKPTLAGEALNDILSDPDAFQTAVSNGQERMGTPGAAQRIAAYLAA, encoded by the coding sequence ATGGAGATTCTTTGTATCAGTAACGGTCACGGCGAAGACCAGATTGCCGTAACCATTTGTCTAGAACTGGAAAAGTTAGGTATGTCGGTCGTGGCACTACCGCTTGTCGGTATGGGCCATGCCTATCGCAGCGCTAACATCGCGATCGCTGAAGAGATCGCGCAAACCATGCCATCTGGCGGATTTGTGCGCATGGACGGACGGCATCTGTGGGGCGATATGCGTCAGGGGTTAGCTGGGCTGACGATGAAGCAGTTAAAGTTTGCGTGGCGGTGGTCTAAGCAGGGCGGGAGCTACGGTGACAGGCTAATCCTGGCGGTCGGCGATATCGTACCTTTACTGTTCGCCTGGTTGCCTTCGGTATTTGGCGGGTGCGATTTTGCCTTCCTCGCTACAGCCAAATCTGAGTATTATTGGCGCGATCGCAGTGGCAAGTTACCTGAGGTTCGCAAGCCCTGGGGCGGCTCGATTTTCTTCCCGTGGGAGCGAGCGCTGATGCGGAGTCGTCGCTGTAGGGCTGCTTTCGTGCGCGATCGACTCACCGCCGACGTGCTAAATAAATCCTTTGGCATGTCGGTTCAGTATCTAGGCAATCCGATGATGGACTGTTTGGAACCCAAGGGTCTGGATTTTGATATCAAGGAAGATGAGTGGATCGTTACGCTGCTGCCTGGTTCGCGTCCCCCCGAAGCCTATGAAAATTGGGCCTGCCTCCTGAGGGCTGCCCAAAGCGTTGCTGGGGTAATTACCAATAAGATCCTGTTTTTGGCAGCGATCGCATCCTCTCTAGATTTAGATAAATTAGAGCAAATCCTGGTTGAAAAAGGCTGGACGCACATAGCCGACCTGACATTTCAGCAAGGCGTAACCTACCTCCAGTTGGTAAAACAAGGTTTTGGCGACTGCTTGCATGCCTGTCATTTGGGGTTGGCAATGGCAGGTACGGCAACGGAACAACTAGTCGGCCTGGGCAAGCCCGTAATTACGATCGCTGGCAAAGGCCCACAGTTCACGAGTAAATTTGCCCAAGAGCAAGCATATCTACTGGGGTCGTCCATAGTTACGATCGATAAGCCTACGCTAGCTGGCGAGGCTTTAAACGATATTCTGAGCGATCCGGATGCATTTCAAACGGCAGTGTCCAACGGCCAGGAGCGGATGGGCACTCCAGGTGCAGCTCAACGCATTGCAGCATATCTGGCAGCCTAG
- a CDS encoding S1 RNA-binding domain-containing protein — protein MNAKQTIKSFSADDFANALARHDYEFKRGQIVKGKVVSHDSFGAYVDIGGKSPGFLPIEEAFIGSAANLAAELPIDDTEREFAIVSEQDENGQVKLSIRKLMMVKAWAILRSYQEEGQTFNCRVVGTNKGGVTVDAEGIRGFIPRSHLVEKNNLAGLVGQSLPVTFIELDESRNKLVLSHRLAARASAMGKISRGLLINGIVSNLRPFGAFVDFDGVSGMLHVKEISQKYVSDINSVFAIGDAVTAVVIDVDESRDRISLSTKLLELTPGEMLDNREQVFAEAEARLEKNVQKLWNT, from the coding sequence ATGAATGCTAAACAGACTATTAAGTCGTTCTCTGCCGATGATTTTGCCAATGCCTTAGCTCGCCATGACTATGAGTTTAAGCGCGGTCAGATTGTAAAAGGCAAAGTCGTATCCCATGACAGCTTTGGTGCCTATGTTGACATTGGTGGTAAGTCACCAGGCTTTTTACCTATCGAGGAGGCATTCATTGGCTCCGCTGCAAATTTGGCGGCGGAACTACCCATAGATGACACCGAACGCGAATTCGCGATTGTCAGCGAGCAGGACGAGAACGGACAGGTCAAATTATCGATCCGCAAGCTCATGATGGTAAAGGCATGGGCAATCTTACGTTCCTACCAAGAGGAAGGACAAACTTTTAATTGCCGCGTAGTTGGCACCAATAAAGGTGGAGTCACAGTCGATGCTGAAGGTATTCGCGGCTTTATTCCGCGATCGCACCTGGTCGAGAAAAATAATCTGGCCGGGCTAGTCGGTCAATCCTTACCAGTAACATTTATCGAGCTAGATGAGTCTCGCAACAAGCTGGTGCTGTCCCATCGCCTTGCCGCTAGAGCTTCTGCCATGGGCAAAATCTCGCGCGGTCTGCTAATTAACGGCATCGTGAGCAATCTCAGACCGTTTGGCGCTTTTGTTGACTTTGACGGCGTTTCCGGGATGCTCCATGTCAAGGAAATCAGCCAGAAATACGTGAGTGACATTAACAGCGTATTTGCGATCGGCGATGCCGTTACCGCTGTCGTCATTGATGTGGATGAATCGCGCGATCGCATATCGCTTTCCACCAAACTACTCGAACTCACCCCAGGCGAGATGCTGGACAACCGCGAACAGGTCTTTGCCGAAGCCGAAGCGCGGTTGGAGAAGAACGTTCAAAAACTCTGGAACACTTAA